One part of the Marinobacterium rhizophilum genome encodes these proteins:
- a CDS encoding lipocalin-like domain-containing protein, which yields MTRQRAVGAYCLGCMLLAGCEPPPTDALSGLLSAPVAPTAVFAQARPGTGITLPQDLGSHPAYRLEWWYLTANLHSAAGDAFGVQWTLFRASTRGRNKEFEGEPRPVGWYSDELWLAHAALSQPGQHRFVSRLARGGSGQAGATAQPFAAWIDDWQLAAAARDAQSHEGGQGWTLQAHGDDFAYRLHLLPSLAPVLHGDNGFSAKSVQGGGSMYFSYPGLAVSGDLTVDGVTHEVSGQGWFDREWSSQLLQPDQQGWDWLALHLDDGQRLMLFRVRGETPFYAASLIQADGSAQALAADEFVLAPLGYRDSQRGPVPVRWRVELPGRGIELEVSSWPGDYWNPGRLSYWEGPVQVNGSHQGEGYLEMTGYGD from the coding sequence ATGACTAGGCAGCGGGCTGTCGGCGCCTATTGCCTGGGCTGCATGCTGCTGGCGGGTTGCGAACCGCCGCCGACCGATGCGCTGTCCGGGCTGCTGTCCGCGCCGGTTGCCCCAACGGCTGTTTTTGCCCAGGCCCGACCTGGCACGGGGATCACGCTGCCGCAGGACCTTGGCAGTCACCCGGCCTACCGGCTGGAGTGGTGGTACTTGACGGCGAATCTGCACAGTGCGGCGGGGGATGCCTTCGGCGTGCAGTGGACGCTGTTTCGCGCGAGTACGCGCGGGCGCAATAAGGAGTTTGAAGGCGAGCCGCGCCCTGTCGGCTGGTACAGTGATGAACTCTGGCTGGCCCACGCGGCGCTGAGTCAGCCCGGGCAGCACCGCTTTGTATCCCGGCTGGCCCGCGGTGGCAGCGGCCAGGCGGGGGCGACGGCGCAACCCTTCGCCGCCTGGATCGATGACTGGCAGCTGGCTGCAGCGGCTCGGGATGCACAGTCTCACGAGGGCGGGCAGGGCTGGACGCTGCAGGCCCATGGCGACGATTTCGCCTACCGGCTGCACCTGCTACCGAGCCTGGCGCCGGTGCTGCACGGCGATAATGGCTTTAGCGCCAAGTCGGTGCAGGGCGGCGGTTCGATGTATTTCAGCTATCCGGGGCTTGCTGTCAGCGGTGATCTGACCGTCGATGGCGTGACCCATGAGGTCAGCGGTCAGGGCTGGTTTGATCGTGAGTGGAGCAGTCAGCTGCTGCAGCCGGATCAGCAGGGCTGGGACTGGCTGGCCTTGCATCTTGACGATGGCCAGCGGCTGATGCTGTTCCGGGTGCGGGGGGAGACACCGTTTTATGCCGCCAGCCTGATACAGGCCGATGGCAGCGCCCAGGCGCTGGCGGCCGATGAGTTCGTCCTGGCGCCGCTGGGCTACCGCGACAGCCAGCGTGGCCCGGTGCCGGTGCGCTGGCGGGTCGAGCTGCCTGGCCGGGGGATAGAGCTGGAGGTCAGCTCCTGGCCCGGCGATTACTGGAATCCGGGGCGGCTGAGCTACTGGGAGGGGCCGGTACAGGTGAACGGCAGTCACCAGGGGGAAGGCTATCTGGAGATGACCGGATACGGCGACTGA
- a CDS encoding lipocalin family protein has protein sequence MSYWEGPVQVNGSHQGEGYLEMTGYGD, from the coding sequence CTGAGCTACTGGGAGGGGCCGGTACAGGTGAACGGCAGTCACCAGGGGGAAGGCTATCTGGAGATGACCGGATACGGCGACTGA
- a CDS encoding ABC transporter transmembrane domain-containing protein, which translates to MALFLQLGWFFREHWRTYGLALLMLAGVAVLNMSVPWLIGRAIDALLQAPADTGPVTPTSHYLLALTGLGLAVYLLRMGWRLILFGTSYRLGNLLRARFYQRLTRQGQAFYNAHNTGDLMARATNDIDAIELAAGEGVLSGFDGLLTLVLVLLMMFVVIDWRLALVALIPFPFMALAFYRISSAVHHHFQQALEQFSRLNDRTQEALAGIRLVKAMGRETVEARAFCDIAEEAAASNFRVARSEALFEPVIFLCMAAALALSVGFGAWLIVQQALSVGALASFIMYLGQLIWPMFAFGWLLNIVERGSAAFKRVDSLLRQPDSVVARGTHLPSGAAIRLQQLSFSYPDSPQLALRQIDLNLAEGQVLGIVGPTGAGKSTLIQLLMRYWDAQQGTLELGGVEIARLELAAVRGAFAYVPQDAFLFSISIRDNIALARPDASQAEIEDAARIASIHEDIMGFAQGYETPVGERGVTLSGGQRQRLAIARALLTRAPVLVLDDALSAVDVHTERRILGHLRRNVGGQSCILISHRLSAVRHADEILVLSHGGVLERGNHAALLAEDGWYSRMHAYQQLEASLDARDQEAQG; encoded by the coding sequence ATGGCGTTATTTCTGCAACTTGGCTGGTTTTTTCGCGAGCACTGGCGTACCTATGGCCTGGCGCTGTTGATGCTGGCGGGCGTCGCGGTGCTGAACATGAGTGTGCCCTGGCTGATCGGCCGCGCCATCGATGCACTGCTGCAGGCTCCCGCCGATACCGGGCCCGTCACGCCGACCAGTCATTACCTGCTGGCCCTGACGGGGTTGGGACTCGCGGTTTATCTGCTGCGCATGGGCTGGCGACTGATTCTGTTTGGTACTTCCTACCGTCTTGGCAACCTGCTGCGGGCGCGTTTCTATCAGCGCCTGACGCGCCAGGGCCAGGCCTTTTACAACGCCCACAACACGGGCGACCTGATGGCCCGTGCCACTAACGATATCGATGCCATCGAGCTGGCCGCCGGTGAAGGCGTGCTGTCGGGTTTTGATGGCCTGCTAACCCTCGTGCTGGTGCTGCTGATGATGTTTGTGGTCATCGACTGGCGCCTGGCGCTGGTGGCGCTGATACCGTTTCCCTTTATGGCACTGGCGTTCTATCGCATTTCCAGTGCAGTGCACCATCACTTTCAGCAGGCGCTGGAGCAGTTCTCGCGCCTGAATGACCGCACCCAGGAAGCCCTGGCCGGCATCCGGCTGGTCAAGGCCATGGGGCGTGAAACGGTGGAAGCCCGCGCTTTCTGCGATATCGCCGAGGAGGCGGCGGCGAGCAACTTCAGGGTGGCGCGCAGCGAAGCCCTGTTCGAACCGGTGATCTTTCTGTGCATGGCGGCGGCGCTGGCGCTGAGTGTGGGTTTCGGTGCCTGGCTGATCGTGCAGCAGGCGCTGAGCGTCGGTGCCCTGGCCAGCTTTATCATGTACCTGGGCCAGCTGATCTGGCCGATGTTTGCGTTTGGCTGGCTGCTTAATATCGTGGAGCGCGGCAGCGCGGCCTTCAAGCGCGTCGACAGCCTGCTGCGCCAGCCAGACAGCGTCGTGGCGCGTGGTACGCACTTGCCATCCGGGGCGGCTATCCGGTTGCAGCAACTGAGCTTCAGCTATCCCGATAGCCCGCAGCTGGCCCTGCGACAAATTGATCTGAACCTGGCGGAGGGCCAGGTACTGGGCATCGTCGGGCCGACAGGCGCCGGCAAGAGCACACTGATTCAGTTGCTGATGCGGTACTGGGACGCGCAGCAGGGCACGCTCGAGCTCGGCGGTGTCGAGATCGCCCGGCTTGAGCTGGCGGCGGTGCGTGGCGCCTTTGCCTACGTGCCTCAGGATGCCTTTTTGTTCAGCATCAGCATTCGGGACAACATCGCCCTGGCCCGGCCTGATGCCAGCCAGGCGGAGATCGAGGACGCGGCGCGTATCGCCTCGATTCACGAGGACATTATGGGGTTTGCACAGGGGTACGAGACGCCGGTGGGTGAGCGTGGCGTAACGCTCTCGGGTGGACAGCGCCAGCGCCTGGCCATCGCCCGGGCGCTGCTGACCCGGGCGCCGGTACTGGTACTGGACGACGCACTCTCGGCGGTGGATGTGCATACCGAAAGGCGTATCCTGGGGCACCTGAGACGCAATGTTGGCGGCCAGAGCTGCATCCTGATCAGCCACCGCCTGTCGGCGGTACGCCATGCTGACGAGATCCTGGTGCTGTCCCATGGTGGCGTGCTGGAGCGCGGCAATCATGCGGCCTTGCTGGCCGAGGATGGCTGGTATAGCCGCATGCATGCGTATCAGCAATTGGAAGCGTCACTCGATGCCAGGGACCAGGAGGCGCAAGGATGA
- a CDS encoding ABC transporter ATP-binding protein — MSAAGDDELQAVPDKRGAFRLLSEYVVRDKPLLIKALLLLLLATAADVAGPLLLKVFIDDHLLQNDFELRGLLLLLLGYLLTQVAAAWLRYQQTLRFCDMALAAVLDIRERVFAHVLRLPMAFYDRAMTGQLVSRITNDTEAIKDLYVQFLSVVLTNVILLAGIIIAMGLLNVQLMLIALCLVPAVVGVIYVYQRLSGAAVGHTRQLRSEINASISESIAGMGVIQAGNQQQRFAAQFEGLNGQYYDARMRTVRAGALLLRPAIDLLSVLVLVAVVWGFGLQLVSGVAEVGVLYAFLNYLSRFTEPLAEITQRFNLYQQAMVAGSRVHQLIQEGEQRYQAGDARISAGAISVRNLEFHYQAGKPVLRRLSLEVPAGGFVAVVGHTGSGKSTLLNLLLNFYTPSGGEIRLDDQPIARLSQDALRGGIGLIPQEPFVLAASIRDNIDMGRNLDQAAIEDAARQAHLHSLIEAMPEGYQTLLGERGTRLSTGQRQQLIIARALAASPRILLLDEATANVDSETEQVVQQALNALHGKVTLVVVAHRLSTIRHADRILVLSHGEVAEAGTHAQLLAKPDGLYGSMYRLQRQARRVAEAEDGG; from the coding sequence ATGAGCGCGGCCGGGGACGACGAATTGCAAGCGGTGCCGGACAAGCGCGGTGCCTTTCGCCTGCTGAGCGAGTACGTGGTGCGGGACAAACCGCTGCTGATCAAGGCACTGCTGTTGCTGTTGCTGGCGACTGCGGCGGACGTGGCGGGCCCGCTGCTGCTCAAGGTCTTTATCGATGATCATCTGCTGCAAAACGATTTTGAGCTGCGAGGACTGCTGCTACTGCTGCTGGGGTACTTGCTGACCCAGGTCGCGGCGGCCTGGCTGCGCTACCAGCAAACGCTGCGTTTTTGTGACATGGCGCTGGCGGCCGTACTGGATATCCGCGAACGGGTCTTCGCCCATGTCTTGCGCCTGCCCATGGCGTTTTACGACCGTGCCATGACCGGTCAACTGGTCAGCCGGATCACCAACGATACCGAGGCCATCAAGGATCTGTACGTGCAGTTCCTGTCGGTGGTGCTGACCAACGTCATTTTGCTGGCGGGCATTATCATCGCGATGGGGCTGCTGAATGTACAGCTGATGCTGATTGCGCTCTGCCTGGTGCCGGCGGTGGTGGGCGTGATCTATGTCTACCAGCGGCTCAGTGGCGCGGCGGTGGGGCACACGCGCCAGCTGCGGTCCGAGATCAATGCCAGTATCAGTGAATCCATTGCCGGCATGGGGGTGATTCAGGCCGGCAACCAGCAGCAGCGTTTCGCGGCGCAGTTCGAGGGGCTGAATGGCCAGTATTACGATGCCCGCATGCGCACCGTGCGGGCCGGCGCCCTGCTGTTGCGCCCGGCGATTGATCTGCTGAGTGTGCTGGTGCTGGTGGCCGTGGTCTGGGGCTTTGGCCTGCAACTGGTCAGTGGCGTCGCCGAGGTCGGTGTGCTCTATGCCTTTCTCAACTACCTGAGTCGTTTTACCGAACCGCTGGCGGAAATCACCCAGCGCTTCAACCTCTACCAGCAGGCCATGGTCGCTGGGAGCCGCGTACACCAGTTGATACAGGAAGGCGAGCAGCGCTACCAGGCGGGCGATGCCCGTATCAGTGCCGGGGCCATCAGCGTACGAAACCTGGAGTTTCACTATCAGGCCGGCAAGCCGGTGCTGCGGCGGTTGTCGCTTGAGGTGCCGGCCGGTGGTTTCGTCGCCGTGGTGGGACATACCGGCAGCGGCAAGAGTACCTTGCTGAATTTGCTGCTGAACTTCTACACACCCAGTGGGGGCGAGATCCGGCTGGATGATCAGCCGATCGCCCGGCTGAGCCAGGATGCGCTGCGTGGCGGTATCGGCCTGATTCCGCAGGAGCCCTTTGTGCTGGCCGCCAGCATCCGGGACAACATCGACATGGGCCGCAATCTTGACCAGGCGGCGATTGAAGATGCTGCCCGCCAGGCTCATCTGCACAGCCTGATCGAGGCCATGCCCGAGGGCTACCAGACGCTGCTGGGAGAGCGGGGAACGCGGCTGTCCACCGGCCAGCGCCAGCAGCTGATCATTGCCCGGGCGCTGGCCGCCTCGCCGCGTATTCTGCTGCTGGACGAGGCCACGGCCAACGTGGACAGTGAAACCGAGCAGGTGGTGCAGCAGGCGCTGAATGCATTGCACGGCAAGGTGACACTGGTGGTGGTGGCGCACCGCTTGTCCACCATTCGCCATGCCGACCGGATTCTGGTGCTGTCCCACGGCGAGGTTGCCGAGGCCGGCACCCACGCGCAACTGCTGGCCAAACCCGACGGCCTCTATGGCTCCATGTATCGTCTGCAGCGGCAGGCGCGGCGGGTGGCCGAAGCGGAAGATGGCGGCTGA
- a CDS encoding DUF2254 domain-containing protein, whose product MHDRLRFILNRISERLWVKPLLICMLSILLVFVAKLADYTDLTGLVPDISPTSIDTLLSIIASSMLVIATFAVASMVSAYASASNTATPRTFSLVISDDESQNALSAFIGAFIFSIVALVALQNGYYGRAGYFALFVLTLLVFAIVVVTFVRWVDSIARLGRLGSTVRKAEQAAARALARRHCAPTLRGIALAPLAPDAQPVYSDSIGYVQIVDLAALQALAAASQLRISLCCLPGSFVGPGRALAQVSQDPAAQTGCTTENDAKPWSTSEIACAFRVQPDRTFDEDPRFGLIVLAEIAGRALSPAVNDPGTAIDVIGSLVRLFALWARPVSDEERGATLYDRVAVPELGLRDLFDDAFTPIARDGAANLEVALRLQKAFASLAASGHTEMQQLSLEHAQLALARAEQALAFPPDRAALHQVTAHLTRSSSVRQA is encoded by the coding sequence ATGCATGACCGTCTGAGATTTATCCTCAACCGCATCAGCGAGCGGCTCTGGGTCAAACCCCTGCTGATCTGCATGTTGTCGATTCTGCTGGTTTTCGTCGCCAAGCTGGCGGATTACACGGACCTCACCGGCCTGGTGCCGGACATCTCACCGACGTCGATCGATACGCTGCTCAGTATTATTGCCTCCAGCATGCTGGTGATCGCCACCTTCGCCGTCGCTTCCATGGTGTCGGCCTATGCCTCGGCCAGCAATACCGCCACGCCACGCACCTTCAGCCTGGTGATCTCGGATGACGAGTCCCAGAACGCACTGTCGGCCTTTATCGGCGCCTTTATCTTCAGCATCGTCGCGCTGGTCGCACTGCAAAATGGCTACTACGGCCGGGCCGGGTATTTCGCCCTTTTCGTGCTGACGCTGCTGGTCTTTGCCATCGTCGTCGTGACCTTCGTGCGCTGGGTGGACTCCATTGCCCGCCTGGGACGCCTGGGCAGCACCGTCAGGAAAGCCGAGCAGGCCGCTGCCAGGGCGCTTGCGCGCCGGCATTGCGCACCCACCCTCAGAGGGATCGCGCTGGCACCTCTGGCTCCCGATGCCCAGCCGGTTTACAGCGACAGCATCGGGTACGTGCAGATTGTCGACCTGGCCGCACTGCAGGCGCTTGCAGCAGCCTCGCAACTGCGTATCAGCCTGTGCTGTCTGCCCGGCAGTTTTGTCGGCCCCGGCCGGGCCCTGGCCCAGGTCTCGCAAGACCCTGCGGCGCAAACGGGTTGCACCACGGAAAATGACGCCAAACCCTGGAGCACGAGCGAGATTGCCTGTGCCTTTCGAGTCCAGCCGGATCGCACCTTCGATGAAGACCCCCGCTTTGGCCTGATTGTACTGGCGGAAATTGCCGGCAGAGCCCTGTCCCCGGCGGTGAACGACCCCGGTACCGCCATCGACGTGATTGGCTCCCTGGTACGGCTGTTCGCCCTCTGGGCACGCCCTGTCAGCGACGAGGAGCGCGGCGCGACCCTGTACGACCGGGTCGCCGTGCCGGAACTGGGACTGCGGGATCTGTTTGACGATGCCTTCACCCCGATTGCCCGGGACGGTGCCGCCAACCTGGAGGTCGCCCTGCGGCTGCAAAAGGCCTTTGCATCGCTCGCGGCCAGCGGCCACACCGAGATGCAGCAGCTCAGCCTGGAGCATGCCCAGCTGGCGCTGGCCCGGGCCGAACAGGCGCTGGCGTTCCCGCCGGACCGGGCGGCGCTGCACCAGGTCACTGCGCACCTGACCCGCAGCTCCTCGGTCCGCCAGGCCTGA
- a CDS encoding cytochrome c, which translates to MKLCLNVALLTTAGIAAGLWILSAPQAAISANALVSVPGNPERGAAVFHVGGCASCHKPADYEQTDDDGIPPLGGGQRFSTDFGTFVAPNISPDTATGIGSWSDADFANALLKGISPEGEHYYPAFPYSSYSRMTLQDIADLKAFMDTLPAVNRANEPHELGFPFSVRRGLGLWKQLYLRTDPVIALDDTDTSLLRGRYLVEGPGHCGECHSPRNALGATDYSRWLGGAANPDGDGSIPNISPHASGLADWSENDIAEYLSSGFTPEYDVVGSSMAEVVENTARLSGSDRSAIAAYLKAIPAVAAKPDD; encoded by the coding sequence ATGAAACTGTGCTTAAACGTCGCCCTGCTAACGACAGCAGGGATCGCTGCCGGACTCTGGATACTCAGTGCCCCCCAGGCCGCCATATCCGCTAACGCCCTGGTATCGGTGCCGGGCAACCCGGAACGCGGTGCCGCCGTTTTTCACGTCGGTGGCTGTGCATCCTGCCACAAGCCCGCGGACTACGAGCAGACCGATGACGACGGTATACCGCCCCTGGGTGGTGGCCAGCGATTCAGCACCGACTTTGGCACCTTTGTCGCACCCAATATCAGCCCCGACACGGCCACCGGTATCGGCAGCTGGTCCGATGCCGACTTTGCCAACGCCCTGCTAAAAGGCATATCCCCCGAGGGAGAGCACTACTACCCGGCTTTTCCCTACAGCTCCTACAGCCGCATGACGCTGCAGGATATTGCCGACCTCAAGGCCTTTATGGATACCCTGCCGGCGGTTAACCGGGCCAACGAGCCCCACGAACTCGGCTTCCCGTTCTCCGTGCGCCGTGGCCTTGGGCTCTGGAAACAGCTCTACCTGAGAACCGACCCCGTTATCGCGCTGGACGATACCGACACCAGTCTGCTGCGTGGCCGCTACCTGGTGGAAGGCCCCGGGCACTGCGGCGAGTGCCACTCGCCCCGCAACGCCCTGGGTGCCACCGATTACAGCCGCTGGCTCGGTGGCGCCGCCAATCCGGACGGTGACGGCAGCATTCCCAATATCAGTCCCCACGCCAGCGGCCTGGCCGACTGGAGTGAAAACGATATCGCCGAGTACCTGTCGTCGGGCTTCACCCCCGAATACGATGTCGTGGGCAGCTCCATGGCCGAGGTGGTGGAAAATACCGCCAGGCTGTCTGGTTCGGACCGCAGCGCCATCGCCGCCTACCTCAAGGCCATTCCCGCTGTTGCTGCGAAGCCGGATGACTGA
- a CDS encoding c-type cytochrome: MIKLKGIVAAVATVSALGSSAVFAQDVEKVIEARQSFMQLYSFNLGLVGEMAKGNTEYDPEIAASAAQNLLALAKMNNSQMWPEGSSKADAGLDEMTRALPEMWSTFPKVLEKQDALTSALENFATVAGKDLDSLRGGMKAVGDGCKGCHTDFRAKKEEG; this comes from the coding sequence ATGATCAAACTAAAGGGAATTGTCGCAGCCGTGGCAACGGTCTCTGCCCTGGGCAGCAGCGCTGTTTTTGCACAGGATGTTGAAAAGGTAATAGAAGCCCGGCAGTCCTTCATGCAGCTGTATTCGTTCAATCTGGGGCTCGTGGGTGAGATGGCCAAGGGCAATACCGAGTACGACCCGGAGATCGCGGCCAGCGCGGCCCAGAACCTGTTGGCCCTGGCCAAGATGAATAACAGCCAGATGTGGCCCGAGGGCAGCAGCAAGGCGGATGCCGGGCTCGACGAAATGACCCGCGCACTGCCGGAAATGTGGAGCACCTTCCCCAAGGTGCTCGAAAAACAGGATGCCCTCACCAGCGCGCTGGAGAACTTTGCCACCGTCGCCGGCAAGGATCTCGATAGCCTGCGCGGTGGCATGAAGGCCGTCGGCGATGGCTGCAAGGGCTGCCACACGGATTTCCGCGCCAAGAAAGAAGAAGGTTAA
- a CDS encoding Do family serine endopeptidase has product MTRTLRYMLILVLSTLSGWSLAGLPMTDGSGRELPSLAPMLEQVNPAVVNIATYTSKAQQQNPLLQDPFFRRFFNLPEEQARPRPRRRQTSAGSGVIVDAGKGSIITNFHVIKGADEIQVSLVDGRTFQAELVGGDPEVDIAVLKIDADDLTAVSLSDSDSLRVGDFVVAIGNPFGLGQTITTGVVSALGRTGLGIEGYEDFIQTDASINPGNSGGALVNLRGELVGINTAIIAPGGGNVGIGFAIPVNMAQASAAQILEHGEVKRGQIGVAIQDMTPALQQAFKLPNGQKGVLVTDVKKGSEADKAGLEAGDLIMDVNGQATPTTGQLRNSIAFSDIGETLTLRVLRDGKTLMLEVDVGESADWASGVEHPLLQNVTLQPNPQGSGVQIKALAPDSMAAANGLRASDVLLSVNRIKVSSTQDIARALQKSQGPVLLQVQRGGGVFFLVIH; this is encoded by the coding sequence ATGACGCGTACTCTCAGGTATATGCTGATTCTGGTGCTGAGCACCCTGTCTGGCTGGAGCCTGGCAGGCTTGCCGATGACCGATGGGTCTGGACGCGAGTTGCCGTCTCTGGCACCGATGCTGGAGCAGGTGAACCCGGCGGTGGTCAATATCGCCACCTACACCAGCAAGGCGCAGCAGCAGAACCCGCTGCTGCAGGATCCTTTCTTCCGGCGTTTTTTCAACCTTCCCGAAGAGCAGGCCCGGCCACGACCAAGGCGCCGCCAGACCAGTGCCGGTTCCGGCGTTATCGTTGATGCCGGCAAGGGCTCGATTATCACCAATTTCCATGTCATCAAGGGCGCGGACGAGATTCAGGTGTCACTGGTGGATGGGCGCACCTTCCAGGCGGAGCTGGTGGGGGGCGATCCGGAGGTGGATATCGCGGTGCTGAAAATCGACGCCGATGATCTGACTGCTGTATCCCTGTCGGACTCCGACAGCCTGCGCGTGGGTGATTTTGTTGTGGCCATCGGCAACCCCTTCGGTCTGGGCCAGACGATTACCACCGGCGTGGTCAGCGCCCTGGGGCGCACTGGCCTGGGCATTGAAGGTTACGAGGACTTTATCCAGACCGATGCCTCGATCAACCCGGGCAACTCAGGCGGGGCCCTGGTGAACCTGCGGGGCGAGCTGGTGGGTATCAACACCGCGATCATTGCCCCGGGTGGCGGCAATGTGGGGATCGGCTTTGCGATTCCGGTCAATATGGCCCAGGCCAGTGCCGCGCAGATTCTGGAGCATGGTGAGGTCAAGCGGGGCCAGATCGGTGTCGCCATTCAGGATATGACGCCGGCGCTGCAACAGGCATTCAAACTGCCCAATGGCCAGAAAGGTGTGCTGGTGACCGATGTCAAAAAAGGCTCCGAAGCGGACAAGGCGGGGCTCGAGGCTGGTGACCTGATCATGGACGTTAATGGCCAGGCGACACCGACGACCGGTCAGCTGCGCAACAGCATCGCCTTCAGCGATATCGGCGAAACCCTGACGCTCAGGGTGCTGCGTGACGGCAAAACCCTGATGCTGGAGGTCGATGTCGGTGAGTCGGCGGACTGGGCCAGCGGCGTTGAGCACCCGCTGCTGCAGAACGTGACGTTGCAGCCGAACCCGCAGGGCTCTGGCGTCCAGATCAAGGCGCTGGCGCCGGACTCCATGGCGGCCGCCAATGGACTGCGGGCCAGTGATGTACTGTT